The following nucleotide sequence is from Carnobacterium viridans.
GGTATGCCCATTGAAAAGCGTCGTTGAACCATGAACATAACTTTCTAAAATGTAATAAAAATCGTTTAATACCTTAAACCGGTCTTGATCATTTAGTTTTAATTTTTCAATTTCATTAAAGACATTCTCCAACGTGGGGTATTGTTCCGATTTGATTTCAGAAATACTGGAATACTTAAAAATACCTGCATTCAGATACGTATTGCGTAAAACAGAGTCCAATACAGCTTGCTCTACTTGAGTAATATCCGGTTTTAAGACTTGAAAAAAGCCTTTTACCCGTTGAATCTTATCTTTCACCAACAACTCTAAATCAATCGTTAAAGTTTCGATATTCTCGCTGATTTCTTCTGAGAAGATTTCTAAAGGATTGATTTTAGTTTGCGCATTTGACGATAAATGAACGACTGTCCCACCTAAGTGTTCCACTATTTGCGAATATTCATTCTCAGGATCAATAATAAAAACTTTAATGTCTCGAGCAACATACCGTAATATTTTTTGAATCATGTAGGTCGTTTTTCCGACTCCACTGGTTCCAATAACGACCATGTTTTGATTCAGTGTATTTTTACGATCTAAGTAATCGATAGCAATGAGACTGTTTGTGTCTTTGTTAATGCCTTCAACGTCGCTCCTGGGTGATAAATGAAGAATCTCAGCGTCGTCAAAAGGAAACATACTAGACGCTACTTCTGTATTCGATTCTTTATACGTATAATCCCCTAATAAATTTTCGCCAATGGGAAGGGCACTCCAAAAAGCTTGATACATCCCTTTTACTGGTATCATAGATTTCATTTGTAATTTAATAAGCGTTTTAGTGATATTTTCAGTCAAGTCATTCAAGACTTCTAACGTTGAAGCATTTAAGTAAATGTACGTGTATTGATAAATGAAACTGGAGTTGCTTTGTAAGTATTTATCCAATTGCCGATTTGCGGTTTCAATTTGTTGCTCTAAACGTTTTCGTTTTAATGGATCGTAAATCTTTAATAGTTCTGCTTCCTTATTCTTAATCGTTTCGTTGTAGTGGTGTATCATTTTTGTTGAACTCGACGACTGTAAGAATTGAGAAATTGTGATATTCCCTTTTTTTCGCTTGAGTTCGGATAACCAATTGCCATATTGAACTTTAGGGTAATCCACAATGGCTATGACGCGAATAAAATTATCGCCACTTTCAATATAATCAGGAAATTCCTCCCAAGAAAACGGATAGACCACATCTAAACTGCTCTTATCTAAAAAGGAATCCAATGAACTTTCCGTTTCTACTTTTTTGACTGGTGATTGATTCCTTTCTTCTTTGGTGCGTTTCTTTCCAAAATACACACGTTTCCCCTCCCTTCTGGAAGCCTTAATGATTGGAAAAATTCATGAGGTGTTTCAGGGTTTTCCGACATTCCATAGAGGATAATTGCCTGGCTTCCATATCGTAGTTTTCTAGGCTATTCTCCAATGTTTTGATAAATTGGGTTACTTTTTCATGAAGATTAGTGGCAGCCAATTCAAGGCTAGTCTGTTTTTTATCCTTTATTTTTTGTCGGATTACGATTAAATGTTTTTTTGTGCTCATTTGGTTCGTCAATTGTAAGTTTTGATAGTAATCCACATAGCTTGCGATTAAGGTAATCTTAGCTTGATTGATAGGATTTCTTCTTTTACTTTTAAATAGCGTTTCTTCCAATACAACACATACTCGTCAAAAGCGACTGGAGTCGTCATATCTAAAATACTGTTGCACTTCTCCTGTATCGCCTTCACCAATAGTCGACATTAAAAAAGCATTGAATTCGTCAAAAACGTCCTCTTGTTCAATTTCATTTAGTAAATCCAGGTTAACCCCGGAACCTTCAATCAAAGCGACGAGATAGCCTGTTTTTGTAATAAAAAAATCTTGATATTGTGCCTGAATTAACGACATATCCTGTAACGTTTGCTTCCCTGTATCCAATTCTTTTAAGTTATGAATATAGTTTACTAAAGTAGTTGAGAATCGACTATTAAAAATACATTCTTGTGTTCAAATTTTCGTATGAATCAGATTACTTGAGTTTTTTATCTTACTTGTTGAATTTTCCAAAATGCTATATGTATTTAATTCTATTTAATAAATCTGCTTTAATTTAGTGAAGTTTTTTCGGATAATAGTTTCCATGGGAAACTCGGCTATATGATATGGTCTATTTCCAGATATATCATAATGCATTCAAAAAATAAGAGACAAAGCGGATGCAACTTTGTCTCTTTGATAAAATTATCTACTATGAAATTTATTTTTTATCCACTGATTTATTAGAATTTTGAAGAGACTTAAACAGTCCTTGAAACTGTCCTTTAAATGACATAGCTTGTTCGAAAATATCTTCCCCTTCATTTAACATTTTTACGGTTACCCAACCTAAAGATTCTGTGATTGCACTAGCAACAGTCGCATTAATTGTAGCACCTGCAACAGTCCCAACAGCCGGAATAAATTTCAGTATATTACCAACTGCACTTCTACCTAAGCCAACAATTACTAATTCCTTAGATAGGCTCTTACCTAAACTTTCAGACCATGATTGCCCAAATATCTTATGCAACCGAGCCATCATTGTTAATTGAACTGGCACCAGCAAGAAAGCATCTGAAAAAGGAATAGGTGAACAGCCGATAATGGCTGCTGTTAAAGACGCAGCATGAATGGTCGTATGACATTTTTTACGCGTTTCTTCATCTACGCCTTCCAAAAATTCCTCAAAAATACTATCAAATTGATTTTTACTTTTAGCTAGAGTTTTTTCCGCTTGCTCTCTTGATTTATCATAAGCATTAAGTACGATGGTTGAAGTTTTTTTAGGTAATCCTTTTAACACCTCTGAGAAGAATGATTCAAATTCATTTTCGCTTTGCTTCAGATCAATATCTGAAATTTCTCTTTCAACCTGATCTTCTATTTCTTCTTTTTTCGGACGTACCGTTTTACCAGTGATCTTTCTTTTTTTGAACAACTTTTTCATGACAATACCTCCTTTATAGTTAATCATTATAGAGCATGTAAATTTTGCGAATAGACTGTACTTATTCTTCATTTAACTATGTTGTACTTGAAGTTATGAACGACTCCAAAAGAT
It contains:
- a CDS encoding VirB4 family type IV secretion system protein; amino-acid sequence: MYFGKKRTKEERNQSPVKKVETESSLDSFLDKSSLDVVYPFSWEEFPDYIESGDNFIRVIAIVDYPKVQYGNWLSELKRKKGNITISQFLQSSSSTKMIHHYNETIKNKEAELLKIYDPLKRKRLEQQIETANRQLDKYLQSNSSFIYQYTYIYLNASTLEVLNDLTENITKTLIKLQMKSMIPVKGMYQAFWSALPIGENLLGDYTYKESNTEVASSMFPFDDAEILHLSPRSDVEGINKDTNSLIAIDYLDRKNTLNQNMVVIGTSGVGKTTYMIQKILRYVARDIKVFIIDPENEYSQIVEHLGGTVVHLSSNAQTKINPLEIFSEEISENIETLTIDLELLVKDKIQRVKGFFQVLKPDITQVEQAVLDSVLRNTYLNAGIFKYSSISEIKSEQYPTLENVFNEIEKLKLNDQDRFKVLNDFYYILESYVHGSTTLFNGHTNININANLLSFDLKALQNEADVQAAAYLNTFSFLWDEITKNKTENIKLVVDEFHFLTQNPEAAQFFYQAYKRFRKYNAGAIAGTQQIQDVLEGTMSDSKNVGEAIIGNSYTKVFFGLDDKGVEDLTDKLHMNFSEKEKKLLSRRKQGEALIIHGSQRAFMKVELTEEELRLKDPERYEEHYGESAMEVPNYEERIKMTPSELVEAKNFLYD
- a CDS encoding YcjF family protein translates to MKKLFKKRKITGKTVRPKKEEIEDQVEREISDIDLKQSENEFESFFSEVLKGLPKKTSTIVLNAYDKSREQAEKTLAKSKNQFDSIFEEFLEGVDEETRKKCHTTIHAASLTAAIIGCSPIPFSDAFLLVPVQLTMMARLHKIFGQSWSESLGKSLSKELVIVGLGRSAVGNILKFIPAVGTVAGATINATVASAITESLGWVTVKMLNEGEDIFEQAMSFKGQFQGLFKSLQNSNKSVDKK